One genomic region from Listeria monocytogenes encodes:
- the aroD gene encoding type I 3-dehydroquinate dehydratase has product MNKVVVKNVTFGEGAPKICVPMVGKTVAALKEEAEMLQTIDLDVVEWRVDFFEDVKDLAKVGAALGEIRAILPETPILFTFRSAKEGGELAVSDEFYFELNETLARTGKVDLVDVELFNEEADVLRLIETAHKNNVKVVMSNHDFDKTPAKEEIVSRLTRMEALGADLPKIAVMPKSAGDVLTLLDATNTVSEKANQPIITMSMAGTGVISRLAGEVFGSAMTFGAAKKASAPGQIDVNELRHVLDLLHKQF; this is encoded by the coding sequence ATGAATAAAGTAGTCGTAAAGAATGTTACGTTTGGTGAAGGTGCGCCAAAAATTTGTGTACCAATGGTCGGTAAAACGGTTGCTGCGCTTAAAGAAGAAGCAGAAATGTTACAAACAATTGATTTGGACGTTGTCGAATGGCGCGTTGACTTTTTTGAGGACGTAAAAGATTTAGCTAAAGTGGGAGCTGCACTTGGCGAAATTCGCGCAATTTTACCAGAAACACCGATTTTATTCACTTTCCGAAGTGCAAAAGAGGGCGGCGAGTTAGCTGTCAGTGACGAATTTTATTTTGAATTAAATGAAACTCTAGCTAGAACTGGCAAAGTTGATTTAGTTGATGTGGAACTTTTCAATGAAGAAGCAGACGTTTTACGCTTAATTGAAACAGCTCACAAGAACAATGTAAAAGTAGTTATGTCGAATCATGATTTTGATAAAACACCTGCGAAAGAAGAAATCGTTTCTCGTTTAACTCGCATGGAAGCACTTGGCGCGGACCTTCCGAAAATCGCCGTCATGCCAAAATCTGCTGGAGACGTACTAACTTTACTAGATGCAACGAATACTGTATCTGAAAAAGCTAATCAACCAATCATTACGATGTCGATGGCGGGAACTGGTGTCATCAGTCGTCTTGCTGGAGAAGTTTTTGGCTCCGCAATGACATTTGGCGCTGCGAAAAAAGCATCGGCTCCTGGGCAAATTGATGTTAATGAGTTACGTCACGTTCTTGATTTACTGCATAAACAATTTTAA
- a CDS encoding LysR family transcriptional regulator: MKLSNLKYFVDVAMEGSFTRASEKLFISQPTLSRRIKELETELGVELFIRNRHSLELSSAGQQFLIEVNDILNRVNKLSHMFDNQKTADEAGQLLKIGYLSNFNMNAMYELLESFKQSHPHVQFSLKPDTPMNLAEGLSNGQYDLVFNLSAYFQPNMSIEEVLFIKNHLQIAIPADHRFRKKKKVYFNDLKQEIVILLERKQSPIIVDYVVSQCTKHGFNLKANSYVKDLDEGLAMTSVGEGLAFLYSGMNDGTLEDKYNIKIMDIQEERNDQNIVAAINKQSENTLLQELFSFIKSSLLTK; this comes from the coding sequence ATGAAGTTATCCAATTTGAAATACTTTGTTGATGTGGCTATGGAAGGAAGTTTTACCCGAGCATCTGAAAAATTATTTATTTCACAGCCTACCCTTAGTAGACGAATAAAAGAATTAGAAACAGAATTAGGTGTAGAACTGTTTATTAGGAATCGTCATTCGCTGGAGTTATCAAGTGCAGGTCAACAATTTTTAATAGAAGTAAATGATATTTTAAACCGAGTCAACAAGCTATCCCATATGTTTGATAATCAAAAAACAGCAGATGAAGCTGGACAATTATTAAAGATTGGTTATCTCTCGAATTTCAATATGAACGCAATGTATGAGCTGCTCGAATCATTCAAGCAAAGTCATCCACATGTTCAATTCTCATTAAAACCGGATACACCAATGAATTTAGCTGAAGGTCTTTCTAATGGGCAATATGATTTAGTTTTTAATTTATCCGCTTATTTCCAGCCGAACATGTCTATAGAAGAAGTATTATTTATAAAAAATCATTTGCAAATTGCTATACCCGCGGACCATCGATTCCGGAAAAAGAAAAAAGTATATTTTAATGATTTGAAGCAAGAAATAGTTATTTTGCTCGAAAGAAAACAGTCTCCCATCATTGTAGACTATGTTGTTAGTCAATGTACTAAACATGGTTTTAATTTAAAAGCGAATTCGTATGTAAAAGATCTGGATGAAGGACTAGCAATGACATCTGTTGGAGAAGGATTAGCCTTTTTGTATTCCGGCATGAATGATGGAACATTAGAAGATAAGTACAATATTAAAATTATGGATATTCAAGAAGAACGGAATGACCAGAATATTGTCGCAGCCATTAATAAACAGAGCGAAAATACACTGCTTCAAGAATTATTTTCGTTTATAAAAAGTAGTCTATTAACAAAATAA
- a CDS encoding CocE/NonD family hydrolase, whose amino-acid sequence MTAKITEKMLFSPSFEYVDNGIEHGVLSPFETKEIILEKGQQIADGFKPLDCSIKMLKDVPVKMRDGITIYTDIYLPITEEKVPTLIAWSPYGKSAGTAPRYKNLFNMLGMGNAWNSGLTKFEAPDPAYWCAHGYAVCNPDMRGIAHSEGNTTMIGSQEAEDGYDLIEWLAKQSWSNGKTALTGTSYLAFSQWYIAAEQPPHLTCINPTEGLADGYRDLAFIGGIPDPNFIERLQINHVSAKNSQREDLTKEMEAYPLADSAIWKDKVADPSKITIPAFVIASYSNTLHTMGTFRSWRSLGSKEKWLRIHDRQEWPYYYDENNVEELRRFFDYYLLGKENNWTDTPTVRYALIDFQGGNQTDLPSEVFPPTNSENKRYYMNGLLRTLQETPTSDDFKVSYTTENLPGRASFQMTFDKETHFVGYPKAKLFMEVDGYDDLDVFVWLQKLDKFGNVLSEFVVPNHGAALQDFTQEGASALRYKGAWGRLRASMRQLDSQVSTDEIPAYSFDKVEKLSSGEIVELDIILSPIGLTYKAGETLRVVVSSKDELGSVMPGTPGCTPNNKGTHILHTSKEHPSYIQLPIINK is encoded by the coding sequence ATGACTGCAAAAATAACAGAAAAAATGCTTTTCAGCCCTTCTTTTGAATACGTGGATAATGGCATCGAGCATGGAGTGCTAAGTCCTTTCGAAACAAAAGAAATCATTTTAGAAAAAGGACAACAAATTGCTGATGGTTTCAAACCACTGGATTGTTCCATTAAAATGTTAAAAGATGTACCAGTTAAGATGCGTGACGGTATAACCATTTATACCGATATTTATTTACCAATAACAGAAGAAAAAGTTCCTACTCTTATCGCCTGGAGCCCTTATGGAAAAAGTGCTGGAACAGCTCCTCGATACAAAAATCTATTTAATATGCTAGGAATGGGGAATGCCTGGAATTCTGGCCTTACCAAATTTGAAGCACCTGATCCAGCATACTGGTGCGCACATGGATACGCTGTCTGTAATCCTGACATGCGTGGCATTGCTCATAGTGAGGGTAATACTACAATGATTGGCTCTCAAGAAGCTGAAGATGGTTATGATTTAATTGAATGGTTAGCTAAGCAATCTTGGAGTAATGGAAAAACAGCTCTAACAGGAACATCTTATTTAGCCTTTTCCCAGTGGTATATTGCAGCTGAGCAGCCCCCTCACCTAACATGTATCAATCCTACTGAAGGATTAGCAGATGGTTATCGTGACTTAGCTTTTATTGGAGGCATTCCAGATCCTAATTTTATTGAGCGTTTGCAAATCAACCATGTCAGTGCTAAAAATTCGCAAAGAGAAGATTTAACAAAGGAAATGGAAGCATATCCTTTAGCTGATAGTGCTATTTGGAAAGACAAAGTTGCAGATCCAAGTAAAATTACAATACCAGCTTTTGTTATTGCAAGTTATTCTAATACGCTTCACACAATGGGTACATTTCGTTCTTGGCGTTCACTTGGTTCTAAAGAAAAATGGCTTCGTATTCATGATCGCCAAGAATGGCCATATTACTATGACGAAAATAACGTAGAAGAATTGCGACGCTTTTTTGATTATTATTTACTTGGCAAGGAAAATAATTGGACAGATACACCAACTGTGCGCTATGCATTAATTGACTTTCAAGGTGGCAATCAAACTGACTTACCATCCGAAGTTTTTCCACCTACCAATAGTGAAAACAAACGTTATTATATGAATGGCCTATTACGTACTTTACAAGAAACACCTACTTCAGATGATTTTAAAGTATCCTATACTACTGAAAACTTGCCAGGGAGAGCATCGTTCCAAATGACGTTTGACAAAGAAACGCATTTTGTTGGTTATCCAAAAGCAAAATTATTTATGGAAGTAGATGGATACGATGACTTGGATGTTTTTGTTTGGCTTCAAAAGCTAGATAAATTCGGCAACGTACTAAGTGAATTTGTCGTACCAAATCACGGGGCCGCACTTCAGGATTTCACACAAGAAGGGGCATCTGCTTTACGCTATAAAGGCGCTTGGGGAAGACTTCGCGCATCCATGCGACAACTAGATTCTCAAGTTTCAACAGATGAAATTCCTGCTTATAGCTTTGACAAAGTAGAAAAACTCTCTTCCGGAGAAATTGTAGAACTAGACATTATTTTGAGTCCCATTGGTCTAACTTATAAAGCAGGTGAAACACTCAGAGTAGTCGTGAGTAGCAAAGATGAACTTGGCTCAGTAATGCCAGGAACGCCCGGATGCACACCTAATAATAAAGGTACGCATATCCTTCATACGAGTAAAGAGCACCCCTCCTATATTCAGCTACCAATAATCAACAAATAG
- a CDS encoding SGNH/GDSL hydrolase family protein, translated as MKKLLFLGDSVTDAGRDFENDRELGHGYVKMIAEQLEKEDVTVINRGVSANRVADLHRRIEADAISFQPDVVTIMIGINDTWFSFSRWEDTSVTAFKEVYRVILSRIKEETNAELVLMEPFVLPYPEDRKEWRGDLDPKIGAVRELAAEFGATLIPLDGLMNALAIKHGPTFLAEDGVHPTKAGHEAIASTWLEFTK; from the coding sequence ATGAAGAAGTTGCTTTTTTTAGGGGATAGTGTGACAGATGCAGGGCGCGATTTTGAAAATGACCGCGAATTAGGACATGGTTATGTGAAAATGATTGCAGAACAGCTTGAGAAAGAAGATGTAACGGTTATAAATCGTGGCGTTAGTGCGAACCGGGTGGCGGATTTGCATCGTCGTATTGAGGCGGATGCAATTTCATTTCAACCAGATGTAGTTACGATTATGATTGGGATAAATGATACTTGGTTTAGTTTTAGCAGATGGGAAGATACTTCGGTGACGGCATTTAAAGAAGTATATCGTGTGATTTTGAGCCGGATTAAAGAAGAAACAAATGCGGAACTTGTTTTGATGGAGCCGTTTGTATTACCTTATCCGGAAGATCGGAAAGAGTGGCGTGGTGATTTGGATCCAAAAATTGGAGCTGTGCGCGAACTTGCGGCAGAATTTGGTGCAACGCTTATTCCGCTTGATGGGCTAATGAACGCGCTCGCTATCAAACATGGGCCGACCTTTTTAGCTGAGGACGGGGTGCACCCGACCAAAGCAGGACATGAAGCAATTGCCTCTACTTGGTTAGAATTTACAAAATAA
- a CDS encoding DMT family transporter, translating into MQKEKAPIGLYFLLIAVMASWGFNVTMTKVLVSYFPTVTMTSFRIFTAAITVIIILFITKKLRLPTKQEFGLILLASIFNIVIHHFFLSNGLKLTTGTNAGLILGSAPIVVAIFSVIFLRERIGAWRALGFLAGIFGVSLVVLSNGTGISGISLGDIDIFIAMASQAFSFIIIKKLAGSMDTGLMTGYMLFLGSVMLFGLSRFMEPDGMSELVTVHSWKLWLLFVVSAVVATAFGNFVYNYAVGKIGPSRSAIFMNFNPLFSLIGALLFLGEAIKIPQLVGFGFIIIGVLLGSGALMDLIYERKKTKVRDPEKLLEKEV; encoded by the coding sequence TTGCAGAAAGAGAAAGCACCGATAGGACTTTATTTTTTATTAATTGCAGTGATGGCGAGTTGGGGTTTTAATGTCACGATGACGAAAGTATTAGTTAGCTATTTTCCGACTGTTACGATGACATCTTTTCGGATTTTCACCGCAGCTATAACCGTTATTATCATTTTATTTATCACAAAAAAATTACGACTTCCGACGAAGCAGGAATTTGGTTTAATTTTACTCGCGAGTATTTTTAATATTGTTATTCATCATTTTTTCTTGTCGAACGGGTTGAAGCTGACGACTGGGACGAATGCTGGGCTTATTCTTGGTTCTGCGCCGATAGTGGTAGCGATTTTTTCTGTAATTTTTCTCCGCGAACGAATTGGTGCATGGCGGGCGCTCGGCTTTTTAGCAGGGATTTTTGGCGTGAGTTTGGTTGTTCTTTCTAATGGGACGGGGATAAGCGGGATTTCACTGGGAGATATCGACATCTTTATCGCGATGGCTTCTCAGGCATTTAGTTTTATTATTATTAAAAAGCTCGCTGGATCAATGGACACGGGGCTGATGACGGGATACATGTTATTTCTTGGTTCGGTTATGTTGTTTGGTTTAAGTCGCTTCATGGAGCCGGATGGCATGTCAGAATTAGTGACGGTTCATTCATGGAAACTGTGGCTCTTGTTTGTTGTTTCAGCTGTAGTTGCAACGGCATTTGGCAATTTCGTTTATAATTATGCGGTTGGGAAAATTGGACCGTCGCGCTCGGCTATTTTTATGAATTTCAATCCATTATTTTCACTAATTGGCGCATTACTTTTCCTTGGAGAAGCAATTAAAATCCCCCAGCTAGTTGGCTTCGGTTTTATTATTATTGGCGTCCTACTTGGTTCGGGTGCATTAATGGATCTTATTTATGAACGCAAAAAAACAAAAGTACGCGATCCTGAGAAGCTGCTCGAAAAAGAAGTTTGA
- a CDS encoding DUF896 domain-containing protein translates to MKLLLKNINELAAKQKSEGLTAFEKERQAALRQEYLKKIRGTVQDNLHHVTIIDPLGDDVTPKKLKEIQAELRG, encoded by the coding sequence ATGAAATTGTTATTAAAAAATATTAATGAACTTGCTGCAAAACAAAAAAGTGAAGGATTAACTGCTTTTGAAAAAGAAAGACAAGCTGCCCTTCGTCAAGAATACTTGAAAAAAATAAGAGGAACTGTTCAAGATAATTTACATCACGTAACAATCATTGATCCACTTGGAGACGACGTAACTCCTAAAAAACTAAAAGAAATCCAAGCCGAATTAAGAGGCTGA
- a CDS encoding glycosyltransferase produces the protein MIKISVIIPIYNAENYIEKAFSSLKNQTLAQNEFEILCIDDKSTDNSLGKLKQLSKIHKNMRIINLHKNSGGPMIPRNKGIKEAKGKYIIFLDNDDYLGEEALERLFIQAEKNQSEVIFGKYVGINGRGVPQSQFKKGNRNEADILADNLVYTLAPHKMFQTAFLKTKKIYFDPNILIGEDQYFVMKAYVNAKVITVLADYDYYYVVSRGDENLSIKESKMDPREICKVVPAVVKEIEASPLHPTYKKTLIRAYIQRYFNDYITGNYNLDYKNMSERQKTFVQVMKDTIVCHLDEKMKNELPTKIRFMIDIIAENNPEKLIDVRMQMENFSKNQVVKVENGYIKGRFRKMRPQLAYDDVYDINHLNSSKVQLHSVTLQNNNYLLDISLEQSLLTRFQTALRLCLKERDGNLEIWISPLKMLSTERGIYAVDSTLFNHTCIWDLFIESEINGFKNRKRVGKDRDFEEIVSSNNTPLLIQNNSYQIKAYFTTPFSNLSFQIISE, from the coding sequence ATGATAAAAATATCTGTAATTATCCCCATTTATAATGCGGAAAATTATATAGAAAAAGCTTTTTCCAGTTTAAAAAATCAAACTTTAGCACAAAATGAATTTGAAATTTTATGTATTGACGATAAGTCCACAGACAACAGCCTTGGAAAATTAAAACAACTTAGCAAAATCCATAAAAACATGCGGATAATTAATTTGCATAAAAATTCAGGCGGTCCAATGATTCCACGTAATAAAGGAATTAAAGAAGCAAAAGGAAAGTACATTATTTTCTTAGATAACGATGATTATCTTGGTGAAGAGGCATTGGAACGCTTATTTATTCAAGCTGAAAAAAATCAATCAGAAGTTATTTTCGGGAAATATGTGGGCATAAATGGCCGAGGAGTTCCTCAATCTCAGTTTAAAAAGGGCAATAGAAATGAAGCAGATATTTTAGCTGATAATTTAGTTTATACACTTGCTCCCCACAAAATGTTTCAAACTGCATTTTTGAAAACGAAAAAGATTTACTTTGATCCGAATATTCTTATTGGCGAGGACCAATATTTTGTCATGAAAGCTTATGTTAACGCCAAAGTAATCACCGTTTTAGCCGATTATGACTATTATTACGTTGTATCTCGGGGCGATGAGAATCTTAGTATTAAAGAATCAAAAATGGATCCAAGAGAAATCTGTAAAGTTGTTCCAGCAGTCGTCAAGGAAATCGAAGCTTCTCCACTCCATCCAACTTACAAAAAAACTTTAATTCGCGCTTACATTCAACGTTATTTCAATGATTATATTACTGGCAATTATAACCTTGATTATAAAAATATGTCAGAAAGGCAAAAAACTTTTGTGCAAGTGATGAAAGATACAATTGTTTGCCATCTTGATGAAAAAATGAAAAATGAACTTCCTACTAAAATACGGTTTATGATTGATATTATTGCTGAAAATAATCCTGAAAAATTAATAGATGTTCGAATGCAAATGGAAAACTTTTCTAAAAACCAAGTCGTTAAAGTAGAAAATGGTTATATAAAAGGCCGTTTCCGCAAGATGCGACCTCAGTTAGCTTACGATGACGTGTACGATATTAACCACTTAAATAGTTCTAAAGTGCAGTTGCATTCAGTTACATTACAAAACAATAATTACTTACTTGATATTTCACTAGAGCAATCCCTTCTGACAAGGTTTCAAACAGCATTACGACTATGCTTGAAAGAACGTGATGGCAATCTAGAAATATGGATTTCACCATTAAAAATGCTATCAACAGAGCGGGGAATCTATGCTGTAGATAGCACTCTCTTTAACCACACGTGTATTTGGGATTTATTTATTGAGTCAGAAATTAATGGCTTTAAAAATCGAAAGCGCGTTGGTAAAGATAGAGACTTTGAAGAAATTGTATCTTCTAACAACACACCACTCCTCATTCAAAATAACAGTTATCAAATAAAGGCGTATTTTACAACGCCGTTTAGTAATTTATCTTTTCAAATAATAAGTGAATAA
- the rpiB gene encoding ribose 5-phosphate isomerase B, producing the protein MEIAIAADHGGFQLKEKIRAHLIESGYTVKDFGCYSLESVDFPEYAAKVGHFVATENSLGVLCCGTGIGMSMAANKIKGVRAAVVSDAFSAMMTRRHNNSNVLCLGERVLGDSLALLLLDTWLVAEFEGGRHNTRLQKLAELEEREEDK; encoded by the coding sequence ATGGAAATTGCAATTGCAGCTGATCATGGCGGATTTCAGTTAAAAGAAAAAATCCGTGCGCATTTAATTGAAAGCGGCTACACAGTAAAAGATTTTGGTTGTTATTCGTTAGAGAGCGTCGATTTTCCAGAGTATGCTGCTAAAGTAGGACACTTTGTTGCAACTGAAAACAGTTTAGGTGTGCTCTGTTGCGGAACAGGGATTGGAATGTCTATGGCAGCCAACAAAATAAAAGGTGTGCGTGCTGCTGTCGTTTCAGATGCTTTTTCAGCAATGATGACTAGAAGACATAACAACAGTAATGTACTTTGTCTTGGTGAACGTGTTCTAGGTGATAGCCTGGCGTTGCTTCTATTGGATACATGGCTCGTGGCAGAATTTGAAGGCGGTAGACATAATACAAGGCTCCAAAAATTGGCGGAGCTTGAGGAACGGGAGGAAGATAAATGA
- a CDS encoding ribulose-phosphate 3-epimerase, whose amino-acid sequence MKMIAASIMCADSLHLADELRALEQANVKMLHCDVMDGVFVENAAMGAYVLQDIKNNTKMLLDIHLATVNPDKFVDLYAAIKPAYMSFHVEASRDVNATINHIRELGIRPSIALSPDTEIEQIYPFLDKVDMVLMMTVNPGFAGQKFQHHVLEKIKKLQKELESHTNKPLIEVDGNIFEETVRLLEPIGADVYVVGTAALFNEKAGSYTEKLAPLREIIQER is encoded by the coding sequence ATGAAAATGATTGCGGCTTCCATTATGTGCGCAGACTCGCTTCATCTTGCTGACGAACTCCGAGCCCTCGAACAAGCAAATGTAAAAATGCTCCATTGTGATGTGATGGATGGTGTTTTTGTTGAAAATGCAGCAATGGGGGCCTATGTCCTTCAAGATATAAAAAACAATACCAAAATGCTACTAGATATTCATTTAGCTACAGTGAATCCTGATAAATTTGTGGATTTGTATGCGGCGATAAAGCCGGCTTATATGTCTTTCCACGTAGAAGCTTCACGTGATGTCAATGCGACTATAAACCATATTCGTGAGCTAGGAATCAGACCATCCATCGCCCTCAGCCCGGATACAGAGATTGAACAGATTTATCCATTTTTAGATAAAGTCGATATGGTTTTAATGATGACCGTTAACCCAGGATTCGCCGGGCAAAAATTCCAGCATCATGTCCTAGAAAAAATTAAAAAACTTCAAAAAGAGCTTGAAAGTCACACTAATAAACCATTAATTGAAGTAGATGGTAATATTTTTGAAGAAACAGTTCGGTTGCTTGAACCAATTGGCGCGGACGTCTATGTCGTTGGAACTGCAGCGTTATTTAACGAAAAGGCAGGTAGTTACACAGAAAAACTAGCGCCACTAAGAGAAATTATCCAAGAAAGGTGA
- a CDS encoding transaldolase family protein: protein MHLDSANLDDVKKIQASSIFKGITTNPSILVKEKCNRQTAINRILELTDKQVFVQTVGFTYEEILADARMLLTMFGKDKIAIKIPAHEAGTNVIDTLKKEDKTIQILGTAIYSADQAITAALAGADFVAPYVNRMSAANIDPFKEITQMRHFFDKKALKTQIMAASFKHSGQVMQAYESGADTVTIPYEIYSQMTNKVLAVEAIRVFNEDAVLYEK, encoded by the coding sequence ATGCATTTAGATTCAGCTAATTTAGACGACGTGAAAAAAATTCAAGCCAGCTCCATTTTTAAAGGGATTACAACGAACCCAAGCATTTTAGTAAAAGAAAAATGCAATCGCCAAACAGCGATTAATCGTATTTTAGAACTTACGGATAAGCAAGTTTTTGTACAGACAGTTGGTTTTACGTATGAGGAAATTTTGGCAGATGCCCGCATGTTATTAACGATGTTTGGGAAAGACAAGATAGCTATTAAGATTCCGGCACATGAAGCTGGTACTAATGTGATAGATACACTCAAAAAAGAGGATAAAACCATTCAAATCTTAGGAACTGCTATTTATTCGGCTGATCAAGCAATCACGGCGGCCTTGGCTGGTGCTGATTTCGTTGCCCCATATGTGAATAGAATGAGTGCAGCGAACATCGATCCTTTTAAAGAGATCACCCAAATGCGTCACTTTTTTGATAAAAAGGCACTTAAAACACAGATTATGGCAGCGAGCTTTAAACATAGCGGACAAGTAATGCAAGCCTATGAAAGTGGCGCAGATACGGTAACTATTCCTTATGAAATCTATTCGCAAATGACCAATAAAGTTTTAGCAGTAGAAGCAATTCGTGTCTTTAACGAAGATGCTGTATTGTACGAAAAGTAA
- a CDS encoding BglG family transcription antiterminator, whose product MYLDNRSKTLFQEVIKNPNITNKQLEVKYKLSRYQISYSFQKVNEWLKWKNYPEVKRSKNGRFILEPELTALFSEKETRDPSVEYLPSENERANLILLMLLTSKEELSLAHFTTKIQVSKNTILRDLKVAQKLLPKETTVTYSRASGYQLAGSEWELRKVLTQVVSSVKEMFRGEHYFLSYSGIEKVQLMEIRRTLEEAEAMMQIKFTYEQIELLPYLLSVMFLRIRDRRLINTAFHIDEKSLSDTREYHITDILLEKTGPVPEQERLFITLQLLTTNIFSGEILTEKLTEDLEKVVLTCLDLFEKKALVSLKNKHILIEKLLLHLKPAYYRIKYQMNLEDTLYEKFNQEFEALNFIVKEAFDPLAKFIGREIPAGEIFFISLFIGSDMIPQNDIYHKQKRAIVLCPSGVTFSKIMENILVKLFPEIHFYPTISVREYAFFKAEVDIVFSSIPLKDGENVFVVQPFMNDIEKTQLRQHVLQNLFGMGNQLTSIDKIMEVVERNADIKDPNAIRDGIIDILSANTATDENKRVKKVYLHDLITEDNIMICEDVKNYQEAIRLASQPLLLQQAITANYVKTMIDNHKFHDPYIIIGEDIAIPHAMPNAGVNRLAMSLLVVKNGVYFSETEQVHFVIVIAPVDKEQHIEALYQIVHLAENHQILDDLLENVTKEKIMQTINQLVIREDE is encoded by the coding sequence ATGTATCTGGATAACAGAAGTAAAACACTATTTCAAGAAGTTATAAAAAATCCGAACATTACAAATAAACAACTCGAAGTAAAGTATAAATTATCGCGTTACCAAATCAGCTATAGTTTTCAGAAAGTAAATGAATGGCTCAAGTGGAAAAATTATCCAGAAGTAAAGCGTTCCAAAAACGGCAGATTTATATTAGAACCAGAACTTACGGCGCTATTTTCTGAGAAAGAAACTCGAGATCCGAGCGTAGAATATTTACCTTCTGAAAATGAACGTGCTAATTTGATTTTGCTGATGCTTTTAACATCCAAAGAAGAACTATCCCTCGCCCATTTTACAACGAAGATTCAAGTAAGCAAAAATACCATTCTTCGTGATTTAAAAGTAGCGCAAAAATTACTGCCTAAAGAAACTACTGTCACTTACAGTAGAGCATCAGGTTATCAGTTAGCAGGAAGCGAGTGGGAACTGCGCAAGGTTTTGACACAAGTTGTTAGTAGTGTGAAAGAGATGTTCCGAGGAGAGCACTATTTCCTATCGTATTCAGGAATTGAAAAAGTCCAACTTATGGAAATTCGCCGCACACTCGAAGAAGCAGAAGCGATGATGCAAATAAAATTCACGTATGAGCAAATCGAATTATTACCCTATTTGCTATCCGTGATGTTCTTAAGAATCAGAGATCGGCGCTTAATCAACACTGCTTTTCATATTGACGAGAAATCACTTTCAGACACTCGAGAATACCACATTACCGATATTTTGCTCGAAAAAACCGGCCCAGTTCCAGAACAAGAGCGACTTTTCATCACATTACAACTTCTTACAACAAACATTTTTTCCGGCGAAATTTTAACTGAAAAATTAACAGAAGACTTGGAAAAAGTTGTCCTCACATGCTTAGACTTATTCGAGAAAAAAGCACTAGTTTCACTTAAAAACAAACACATCTTAATCGAAAAATTACTCTTACATTTAAAACCAGCTTATTACCGAATTAAATATCAAATGAACTTAGAGGATACACTTTATGAAAAATTCAATCAAGAATTCGAAGCGTTAAACTTTATTGTGAAAGAAGCTTTTGACCCGCTTGCTAAATTTATTGGTCGTGAAATTCCAGCCGGCGAAATTTTCTTCATTTCTTTGTTTATTGGGAGCGATATGATACCACAAAACGATATCTATCATAAGCAAAAACGTGCGATTGTGCTCTGTCCGAGCGGGGTTACTTTTTCAAAAATTATGGAAAATATTTTAGTAAAACTATTCCCGGAAATCCATTTTTATCCAACTATATCTGTTCGTGAATACGCCTTTTTTAAAGCAGAAGTAGACATTGTTTTTTCTTCCATTCCATTAAAAGATGGCGAAAATGTCTTTGTTGTTCAGCCTTTTATGAATGATATCGAAAAAACGCAACTGCGGCAACACGTCTTGCAAAATTTATTTGGAATGGGAAATCAGCTCACGAGTATTGATAAAATCATGGAAGTAGTGGAACGTAACGCCGATATAAAGGATCCGAATGCAATACGAGATGGAATTATTGATATTTTGTCGGCTAACACAGCTACAGATGAAAATAAACGCGTGAAAAAAGTCTATTTACATGATTTAATCACCGAAGACAACATCATGATTTGTGAGGATGTTAAAAACTATCAAGAAGCGATTCGTCTAGCGAGTCAGCCGCTGTTACTGCAACAAGCAATTACAGCAAACTATGTAAAGACCATGATTGATAACCATAAGTTCCACGATCCCTACATTATTATCGGTGAAGATATTGCCATTCCACACGCTATGCCTAATGCAGGGGTCAATCGACTCGCTATGTCTCTTTTAGTCGTGAAAAACGGTGTATATTTTTCAGAAACAGAACAAGTTCATTTCGTAATAGTTATCGCACCAGTGGATAAAGAGCAACACATTGAAGCACTTTACCAAATCGTTCATTTAGCCGAAAATCACCAAATTTTAGACGATTTGCTCGAAAATGTAACGAAAGAAAAAATCATGCAAACAATCAACCAATTAGTAATTAGAGAGGATGAATAA